The Cynocephalus volans isolate mCynVol1 chromosome 12, mCynVol1.pri, whole genome shotgun sequence sequence ATTATGCCACAGACTGTGGAAGGGCAAGAGGAATGGGGTTAGGAGAAACTGGGGGGAAGAAATGAAGCCCCCCAACCCTGTTAACCTGGCACAGAAGGAAACCACTCACAACTGTCTCCTCCAGACCCTTGAGGTCCTGCTTGGACTGCTCATGTCGCTCGTACAGAAATCTGcacaagagaaacagagagaaggagggaaacaGAAAAATCCCTCAGGGGATTAACCATTAACCTTCTGGTGTCCATCTTTCCAGACTactttttctatgcatatatatccacatatacatttttatgggATCATACTATTCATACTGTtttaacagaatatcacagaccTCTTTCCATGCCAGCTAATACTCAACAGCGGTCATTTCTGATGGTCTCCTTGTTTTCCCTCCGCCACCCATCACATTTACTTCCTGTGAGTCACACGTCACACCTACACGCACGTCCTGCCTCTGCAGGCACGTCTGAGTAGGAGTACCAAGCCCATGTGGCCATGGGTCTGCAGGCAAATCCTCACTCACGTCAGCTCCTGTAGTTTCGTGCTCTTCTCATGTTCCTCATTCTTCAGCTTCTCGTAGTCAGCCTGAAGCTTCTCTAACTCTAACTGGAGCTTCTGGTTGAGGCTGCGGAGGGTCAGCAGGTattgcagagagaaaaaagatgttaaggaggggaaaagggaagaccagctcctcattttcctccttctACAAGCGAGTCCAGTTAGAATTGATGCGCTCAGAGGCAAATGCAGGCCACTGTTTCCACGACAGAGCAAGGAAACCTGAGCTCTCCAATCATGAGAGTGGAAAAATGGGGATAAGTTCTTATTCCTTATGTCTCCTCAAGTTGAGCTGCAAAATTGTGTCATTGTTGAGGGAATGACACATGGGAGCTAAAGAACCAGAGGGACCCAGCTGGCACTAGAGCCACCTTGGAGACCCTTACTCTTTGAGCTCGTCGATGGTCTTCTGCTTCTCGTTGATCTCGTCCCGGAGCCGGGCCAGCTGCCGGTGATGGGCCTCCCTGTGACTCTCCATCTGCAGCTCCAGGGCCTTCTGCAAACAACCCCACCCAAGCTCAAAGCCAGACTCCCAGACCAAGCACCATGAGGCCCAGTACAGCACTGGCCCTGCCAGGCCCCAGTCCCCCCACACCTTCCCCACTCACTTTCACTTCATCTGCATCCTGCGTGTCTGGCTCCTTGTCCTTCAGGGCAACTTCATGCACAGTTTCTAAGGAAAAAGGAAGACATCTCCCATCAAACTACCTCCTTCAGAAAGAACTTCACATTGTGACCAGAGCTCTAGGCAGGGCAGGGGATGGGCCCACAGGGATATTTGAGTTAGGACGCTCCAATCTGATATAGCAGGGACAGAGAACAAGGGAGGGTTTATGGTTCGTGTAAAAGGAGCTACATGCAAAAGTCTAACTAAATAGCATGAGTTGGCATCCATGATTTCAGGCTAATGCTTTGGGTGAGTGGCTGTCAGATGGTTTCTTTTGATGTTTGTGACTTTCCCTGTCCCCTCTGGGATCTCAGATCCCAGGATGGGTGGGATGGAGGTTTAAGAAGGCCTCACCCTGGGCCTGGAGCTTGGCCAGCTCATCACTCAGGGAGTCATAGGACTCTTCCAGGTGCCGCTTCTTTAGCTCCACACTCTGCATGTATTCTGTAAGTGAGCGGATCTTGGCCTCGTGCTGTAGGAGAAGGTTGGTGAGAGGATGAAGATAATGGGGCAAAGGACATGCCAGGCAGCACAGACCTCCATAAACTTCAGCTGTCCTCCCAAGTCCTCCCCTCCTGCTATGCCTTCCATGAGGATGTGGAGTCAGGGACCATTCCTCTGGAGACCCTTCCCTGAGACCCTCTCAGCTCAGAGGGCAGTGCCCCTGAGCCTTCACCTCATTGGCCTGGACCCTCTCCCCTGACACTCCAGCTCTTCTGTCCTTGATTTCAGTTGACCCACCCAAGGGCTTTGACATAATTGTGGGTGTTAGGAGCCTTCTTTCTCCCATGGCACCCAAAGGCTCTCCACCTCAGGCACTCACTTGGGAGATAAGGAGCTGGCAGGATGAGAGTTCCCGCCCAGTCACTTCCATCTTGCGGTGACATTCCACCTGGAGGTTCTCCAGCTGCCGACACCGCTTGACCACAGACTTAACTTCCGATTTGATCTTGCTGATGTAGAGTCGGGCCACGGTGAACTCTTCCTCGATGGCCCCACTGATCTCCACTGGCTGagggtgggcagagggagaagagatCCATTCCCTTCCACCTCCCACCTACCTCCATACACACCCACAGACACAGGGACTCAAGAGGGACAGGTATTTTTTAAACAACCTTTAGCGACTCTCTATCACCTGACATTTCACACTAAATCCCTCTCTCTGCCTTTAAAGTTCCAATTTCGACAGTCCCCCTCTTATAAAGcaatatgattttcttttgtaatcaAACTGATCTCCTTGATTACGCAGGTCTTTGTCACTTCCAAATTCACATGTCATCCACAACTCTGTGTCCCATCTCTGTTGCTTCTTTACTCAGTACCCTTTAGAATGTGTCTTTTCAATTGGGTCTCTGAAAACCTCTACTTGTTTTCCTGCATCTAATTTGAACGCATGTTCCCTGGCTCTTCAGCCACCTTTCTCAGTGTCCCAGAGGGCCTGGATTATCCCATCTTGCATCTCCCCCCAGTGCCCAGGACAAGAATGACCTGAACAAGACTGCTATCGCTCTCCACTCACCAGCTTAATCTCCCCGTTGCCCACGATGACACTGAATTCACTCAGGTCCTTCATCAGCCCATTCAGCACCTCAGCAATTCGTTTTCGCTGGTGTCCACTGACCTCCTGTAGCCGCTGCAACTCAGACTCCAGGGACAGCATGGTGGCCTGGGAACAGCCCCTCAGGTCATTCCTATCACCACCCTTCTGCTCCCCTAcccagcccaggcagagacctctCACTTTATGCATAATCCCAAAGGCCACTACAACAAGAACACAGAAGGGTCTGGAAGAGAATGGGGTCAGCAGGGCAAagtgcagtgacagggtctcatAGCATACTGAACAATTTTTTTGTATGCAGTGCAGCAATGCAAACAGCATAGAGCCTGTGAGGAAGCAGAGGTCCCCTTGGACATGGAGGATGTTCTGAAGTCAGGGAACTCTTGTACCACTGGTAGGCCACCTACCACCTTCTGAGACAGCTCATCCACCAGAAGCTGGTTCTGCTGGctcttttcctccacctcctggGACTTCTGGTCATAGTTCACTGCCAGCTCTTCCAGTGCCTGCAGCACTTCCTTCACCTCATCCTTAGCAGCATCATTCTCTGACTGCAGGTGGCTCAGCTCTCTCTGGACCTTCTCGTTGTCTCCTCGAGTGGACACCAGCAGCTTCAAGAGAAAGAAGGGCAAGTGATGAGGCTCTTTGCCGGTGATCATTTCTATGACCCCCTTGGTCTGGGGAGCTAAGCTCCTGACCCAAAGCAAGAGTCAAGAGGAAGTGGGCTTCAGGTTCATAGAATTAGGGCAGCAGAATGAAATAGCACTGAGACTCCAAAATCTGTGCTTCAAGAAAAGCCCCAATgaagggccggccggtggctcacttgggagtgtggtgctgataacaccaaggccatgggttcaggccagtttgctcacttgggagagcatggtgctgacaacaccaagccaagggttgagatccccttaccggtcatctttaaaaaaaaagaaaaacaaaagccccAATGAAGTTGCAGTTCTTCTTCATTTTGAGGGGTAACTAGCCCCTAAGCAGAATGTCCCTTCTCccatctgatttttaaaaggtctttttTGCCTTCATAGATGGACacaacccctttcctccctcccattACCTCTTCCTGATCCAGCATCTGCTGCTTGAGCTTCTCTATGAGTTGGCTCTGCTGGTTGATCTCATCATCCTATTGGAGGCAAGCAGGAAAGATGGGTGAAGGGAGGCTACTCCTTCCCATTGAGAGTCATGGGGCTGGGGGTAGAAGTGGGATCTGGATAAAAATCCAGATAGTTTTAGTTTTGAGTTAGAAACTCCATATCCTAAAAAGAGCTCTTTTCCTTAGCTTCTTTCCTCAACCCCTACCCTCACCTTTAAATTACTCTGTTCGTGGAAGGTGGTATAACAGTGACAAAATACATCAAAAGGCTTTAAATGTTCATATCCTTTAACCTAGAATCCCACTCCAGCACTCCATTCTAACCAAATCATTCAAAAGCAGTCTCATGCACAAGAAGCAAGGATAGTCATTTCAGAGTTAtttgtaacagcaaaaacaaacaaacaaacaaactagaaGCCCTGTAATAAGTGAATGGTTAAGTACATTTTGATAAATAGACTCTCaagcagccatttaaaaatacttttatgaaGAATTGTTAATGAAGCAGGAAAATACTCataatgctgaatgaaaaaaatcagacacaAAATTACATTTACAGTTGTATCTCAATTGCATGGTATATGCatggaaaaaagcaaaatgttaagTGTTATATCTGAGTGGTGGGATGATGGatgattttttcttctatatatttttattcatttcccaCGCTTTTAATAATGAGTATTTATcccttttaaaatcaataaaaggcAGTATAAGCTATTTTTTGTAGTCTCTCACTGCTTATCCCACTGGGCACACCTTTGTGCCCTGGCCAGCTGCCCTCACCTTGTCATCAAGCTGCTTATAGAGGCGGCGGATCTCCTCCTCGTACTTTTGCCGCTCCTCGGGTGCAATGCGCACCACGATGGATGAGTTGTCATTCACGGGGGTCTCCTCGCAGAGCTCAGCTCCCAAGGCTGCATCCTCCCCAGCCAGGCGCTCTGTCTCAGGCACATTCTCTCCTGGCAAAGGGGTGGAACACAGTGAGGGTTGGAGAACAGCGAGCTGCGTCCACAAGTCCTTCCCCTTACTCCTCAATGTCAAGACCACCAGACCATCAACCTCTCCCACCAAGTGGACCTTCAACATTTTTGAGGTCTGAGGGGAGTAGGTGGTCAGCCCCCGCTGCCCTTCCCTCATGGCTGCTCTACTTCACCCCTCCAGAAACACAGCCTTCCTTCTTGGAGACTGGCCTGACCTTCAACATCACCCAGACAGGGCGGGCTCCCTAAGCCTCATCTCCTCCCACCGCCTCTCATTCTCACAGGATCCCTCTCTAACCATTGCGCCACCGGCTCAGCTCAGCCTCCAGCTTTGCAATCGTCTCCTTCTGGGCCTttgtcttctccttctccttctcatATTTCTTCTTCCACTGCTCAGCAGTCAACTCCAGATTCACTGAGGCAGTGTTCTTAATGGTCTTTGCCCTGTGTGAGAAGAAGTGGCACAAAGAGATGAGACGTACATTAGGCTTGGGTGACAATGAGGCGAGAGGGCCACAGGGCACCAAGGATCCCTCTGAGGACCCTGACACTGACCGCTGCCCAAACATCAGGGTGGACTTGGTCTCTGCATCATTGTAACTAGATGGTGAGCAGCAGATGAACATAGTCGTCCGGCAGTTTCCTCCTAGAGAGTCCTGGAGAATCCGTGTCATTTTGCTGTCACGATATGGAACATAGCTTttctgggggggaggggagagactgTGAATCAGAAAGATAAATTCAACAGGGGATCACAAAGGATAGTGGTGCTGACTGGGGCTTGACCAACCCATGAACTGGGGCGTGATTAGATGGGGGCATTGGGTAAAAGTGGGAGATGGGCTAGGGCTTGGGGGTGAGATGACCTAAGGAACACTCACAGTGCCCTCAGCCAGTGCAGAGATCACGTTCCCCAGGGCCGACAGTGACTTGTTGATGTTTTTCGCCTCATCCAGCACAGCTCCCTCTGCTCCAGTCTTGCTGACCTACCAGGGCATTAAGGGGCAAGCATGTCATGAGCAGCTGCAAAGGGAAAGGATTGTTGCCACCTCTTTTCCAATTAGGGGAGCTCTGTCCCCGGAGAAGGGAGGGAACAGGGAAGAGGATGGAGAAAAGGAGATATCTGGCCAGGATCAGGGAAGGCCCTTCCTCTGTTCCCCAAAACTCTCTTGCCAAAGGCcatcttcctctcctctcccccaccgTATTCTAGTCTATGAAATGCTCAggataggcaaatccatagagacaaaaagtagattagtggttgccaggggatggggagtgactgttaatgggtgataaaatttctggaattagatggtgatgatggttgcacaacgctgtgaatatactaaaaaccactgaattgtacactttaaaatggcgAACTTtacggtatgtgaattacatcccgataaaaaaattttattaattaaaaaaaggcCATCCCCCAAGGCTTTCTTCCCTGCCCACCCACTCTGTCCCCACAAGACCCCCAACCTTCTCGCTCCCTGCCAGGTCCACTAGATACAGCTTCCCACTGAGCTTCTGTTCAGTCTCCATGTTCTCCTGCTTGATGTTGATGAGGAAGATGCTGTGGCTTCGAGAGCTGTGTTCATTCATGTCTACAGgagcaaaggagaaagaggacCTGGGTCAAACCCTGAGGAACTGGAGCCCTCAGCTCCCAGCTTCCACTGACCGCCACCCTCACCcacaaagagaggagagaaggcgCCCACAGGACTAGCCCTGCCACTGCACCTCCCAGGCAGCAGGGTTGCAGACAAGGGGCTCTCCTCCTCTGGAGGACACTGTCTTCCCTTGCTCCCTTTCCAGTCCCTCCAACCCAGAAGGCACAGAAAAAAGGCAGACCCCCAGACTGAAGCCCTTTATATCTCCACTCACTGGTGACAGCCACATGACGATTTGATTTCCCCTCATCAATCACATCCAAAATTTCCTCTGGGCTGGACACAAAGCGTTCAGTACAACCCTGCAGGGGGCAAATGGACAGTAATCCAAAACTTTGATCTGCAGATTAAATTGCCTGCATATCAGCCAAATGACCATTCAAGACAGTGTCTTTTCCAAACCCCCAGACTCTCCCCGGCCCTGTGGCACATCTTGCCTCTCCAGGGTATTCACCCTCCAATTTCTGGTCACTGACCTATCCTCCTCCCTAGTTCACACTCTCAATACACTGGCCCCACATAGGTGCCCTGGCCCCACTCTCACCTTGACAAATGGCACCCGGTTCTTGTCCTCGTGCACAGACAGATTGGTCTTGGTCACTGAATCAAGACAATGTACGGTGAGCAAGGCCAGCTTTTCCACCCGACCCTCTCTGCGCCCACTAAGATGGTGGTATCTTCTATATGCTAAAGGGAGGAAGACTCCCCAGTAAAGCCTAAACTCCCCACACACAGAAGGCTTggttcctccctctcctcctcaggGCTCCAGGCCCTGGGCTTCAGCTCTTCTTGGGCTGTTTATATGTAGACCTGAGCCCCTAAGCTCATCTTCTGACCCTCTCCGTTTCTGGAAATTCCTGGTGACCGGAGCCAAAGGACTCAGGTCCTGtgtgccctgtgcatctcttgtCAGGCAGTACCTAATCCCAAGAGCAATGTgatctttcttttccttgccctCTTCACTCACTGGGGCTAAACACTCACCATCCAGAAGGTCACGAATTTTGTCCAGGTAAATCTCAAAGTAAGAAACCTGGTTAGGGAGAAAGAAGGAGTATGACTTGAAGAAGGTCTATCTTAAATCTGATACAGGAATCCCAAACTAATGTGACCCATTcaaatggtggtggtgggagggcaAGAGCAGAAGAGAACATCTTAATGGAAAAGAAGAACTGAGATAACCAGAAGGGGAAGGTAAGGTTGGGGAGTCCAGAATCTTCAGTGGGTTCATTCTAGATCTTCCCCTTCCAGTCCCCATCTGAGGATGCCCAGCCGTCATGCCCTGATCACCTTGATGTGGAACTCAAGGTTCTCATCCATGGAGTAGATGTGGTTGAAGATGTCTCGAGCAATTCGAGGAATGATTCCCATCAGCTGGGGGTCATGCAGCTttccctggggagggagggtatTCCAGAGTGAGCCTAGGGCTCAGGAAGAATGAGACAGCTCAGAGGTATGCAGGTGAACACAAAGGTAAGAGCTGGTAAGAAGAGCATCCTAAGTTAGGAGATGGTCACCACCATGTCTATCTTTTAGTGGAAGGAAGAGATAACTGAGCAGCCCTTTGGACTATCTTAACtgctgccctttttttttttttttttttttttttttggtggctggctggtaagaggatccaaactcttgaccttggtgttataataccacgctctaaccaactgagctaactggccagccctgctgctgcttttccagatcaaaagaaaactggagtagTGGAAAGGAGGATAAACTGCAGCAGGTTGAGGGGATTCCATTAAACTTCCCCTGTAATATTGCCCCTCAGTTCATCCTCTGTACCCATCTGCCTCCAGATCAGGCAACCCTTGATTCCTAGATCTTCCCCCACTGAGATTCCTAGATCTTCCAATTAACACTCTTAGCTCTTCACTCCCACACAGAGTCAGACTCCTCACCTCCATGGTATGTGTTTTCCCTGAGGATGTCTGTCCATAAGCAAAAATGGTGCCATTGTAGCCAGCAAGGACATCTAGAAGAGGTAGTGGAGAAAGAGTACTGGTAGAGATAAGTAAGGTAGGGAGCGGAGAGCCTGAGAAAATACGTTCTAAAAATACCTCCATTACCTTTGACAATCTGCATGGCACATGCGTGATAAACTTGCTCCTGAGTCGTGTTTGGGGGAAATACACGGTCAAAGACATATGGCTTCCCCTGGAGTGAAAACAAAAGATGTCAGACATCAGCAGGCAGGGTGTGAGGAAGAAGAAATGCCACAGCCCCTTCCATCAGCCTGAGAAAGGCACCCCCATCCTTCAACCCTCTGAAGACCCAGACAATTTGGGGGATGAGAGAAATTAGAGGGAGAAGTAAAGTTTAGTACTGACACCGGGAGTTGTGTCTGTGTAGCAGAGTGTCACCGAGCAGGGTCACAGAGTGAGACTGTGTGAGGAAATCTTAGTCTTGGTGTGATGATTTCGCACTCCACTACCCCAAGCCCCTCCTgggaaagcaaatgagaaagacaagagGGCCACAGGCTatggaaagtaaagaaaaattcattAACAGTAAAAGGTACcccaaagtttaaaaatatcttcctcAGTTGATCCATTTGTTCTGACATGGGAAGATCTTCAAGATACATtaagtggggccgagcccgtggctcactcgggagagtgtggcgctgggagcgccgaggccacgggttcggatcccatatagggatggccggttgctcactggctgagcgtggtgctgacaacaccaagtcaagggttaagatccccttaccggtcatctttaaaaaaaaaaaaaaaaaaaaaacatacattaaGTGAACGATGAGAAGTTAGTGACATATGTATAGTATGTTCCCTGTTGTGtaaatgaaatatacatatactgggcgggcccgtggctcactcgggagagtgtggtgctgataacaccaaggccacgggttcggatcccatatagggatggccggttagctcactggttgagcgcggtgctgacaacaccaagccaagggtcaagatccccttaccggtcatcttttaaaaaaaaaaaaaaaaaagaaatatacatatactGAGAGCCATTGTGGAAACATTAACACAAGCTCTCTCTTCATGAAAGGAATATATATGAAATCAAAAATATGGGTCTCCCTTTAAGAAGGGAATCAGCTTTAATTAAAGGGAAACTATGTATCAAATCATTCTGACCTACAAGTACTTTGTTTAATTCATGTAATACAATGTAAATCATGTGTGCTGTTAAGAATGCtaaagatacaaaatatttaCACCTCAGAGAGCTAAACAAAGAATATATTTGATATCTCATCATATAAAAGGTAAGATCTCTGATAAGAGTAAATGAGACTATGTTGTTTCTCTATCATAAATGACAAATTTCCCAGTTGTGTTTTCCTGCCATTCACTATAAACAGACTTTACAAATTCTTGTCAAATTTTACTTGTCTTGTTTTACTACAGAGCTCATCTTTATCCTACTGAAATGAAAACCTCTAGATCTATGGACACCAGAGTTTGGGAGATATGTTTTAACTAATTGTCATAAAACTTGGCTAGAGCTGGAGATGCAGCTCTAAGTATATCTGCAATATTTCATCAATATATGTAGAATATTTTTCTGGAAGgaattatacaaaaatattagCAGTGATTACTttggggagagaaaaagggagagaagaggctttcatttttatttttattcttttggcagctgggcagtaACAGGtgtcaaaccctggaccttggtgttatcagcaccatgctctaaccatgagctaaccaaccagccctcatttttcattttgtattctgcataatttacattttttaaccaTATacaagtatttaatattttttaatgccaAAGTTGAGACAATAGTGcattcttgttttcttccttatACTTCTCTGTATAAAGGAAAactaataaatgttatttttttaatattaaaaaaattaaatctggcTTATGGAAAAAATCTTCCCTGAAACATTTATCTGGTCTCTCTTGACGAAAGCTTTTGAAGCCCAAGAAACAgaagccataaagaaaaagaagttggaAATGCACTCTCTATAATGAAGGGAGTACCCTAAACTGATAGAACATTTCTGGAGgacaattacattaaatatttaaatgtccaTACTGTTCACATTCTGTACCAGAATTCCAGTGCTAGGAATTCATCTTACAGAACATTTGCTGAAGCACTTAAAGATCTATGTAGAAGGATGTTCACTGCAtcaattttgggttttttgttttgttttgttttttaaagatgactggtaaggggatcttaatccttgattttgtgttgtcaacaccacaccctcccaagtgagctaaccagtcatccctatatagggatccaaacccatggccttggtgatATTAGCACCACTTTCTCcgaagtgagccacaggctggccccattGCATCAATTTGTAttgaagaaaaagtagaaataattcaAACATTAATCAAGAAGAGGTTGGTCTATTAAAATGAGTGAGGTTGGTTTATACATATTGACATGTTCAAGACTTACtgttaactgaaaaaataaaaataatgtgcataaatgtgattacattttttaaaaagtatgtggaTAGAATAGccttagaaaaaaagaagtgagggccggcccgtggctcactcgggagagtgcggtgctgataacaccaaggccccgggttcggatcccatatacggatggccggttcgctcactggctgagcgtggtgctgacaacaccaagtcaagggttaagatccccttaccggtcatcttttaaaaaaaaaaaaaaagaaaaaaaaagaaaaaagaagtgaaagactATACACCAAACTGTTAATGGTAACTGTCCAGTGGTTACCACTGAAAAGCTGAATGACAGGAACTTAGGCTTTTTACATTTATccataatatttaaatgttttataaggataacatattgattttaaattaaaaatagaaaatactataGATGATGTTGTAGAAAATATGTAATAACCTGACAAGGTGGGCACAAAATACTATTAAGCAAAAAAAGTGGTTTtttagaaaacagtatgcagCTCTCAAAACACTTTACACCATCTCCgttgatgaggaaactaaagatCTGAAAGGCAAAGTGAGGTCTCTTTGTATTCTGGCCCATTAAGTGAAGGATCTAGACATAAGGAACCCTTGGGAGGAAAAGAGCTGCAGGacaccgcccccacccccacccccgcaagTGAATCAGGAAGCACAGGCCCAGGAAGCAGCCGTGCCTGGAGTGTGGTGGCCTCTGAGTGTCTGCTGACTCCTTTTCCTGGTTATGCCCCATGCAATTGATGCAGCAGCCATAAAATGACCAGCCACTCCTTCCACCTCCACCCTACCCCCCATCCTGAGGCAGATCCCAGGTCCTGTCTGAGTCCAAGTGACCACATGACCATCTCCACCCATCTACACTGCATGGCCTCAAGTGATTTGTTCCCATTCACTCTATCTCACCCCTTTctattggagtgagcaggactaaagccatGTTTGGGCCTAAAACACTGGGGCTgtaagaaaatttgaagaaaaaacatagttttttattagcttgcatttctctgagtttcctcttttcccatgctTACTTGTAactttgaaccttggttatggggaagaatgacattatttacataaatgtaaag is a genomic window containing:
- the KIF5A gene encoding kinesin heavy chain isoform X2, producing the protein MAETNNECSIKVLCRFRPLNQAEILRGDKFIPIFQGDDSVVIGGKPYVFDRVFPPNTTQEQVYHACAMQIVKDVLAGYNGTIFAYGQTSSGKTHTMEGKLHDPQLMGIIPRIARDIFNHIYSMDENLEFHIKVSYFEIYLDKIRDLLDVTKTNLSVHEDKNRVPFVKGCTERFVSSPEEILDVIDEGKSNRHVAVTNMNEHSSRSHSIFLINIKQENMETEQKLSGKLYLVDLAGSEKVSKTGAEGAVLDEAKNINKSLSALGNVISALAEGTKSYVPYRDSKMTRILQDSLGGNCRTTMFICCSPSSYNDAETKSTLMFGQRAKTIKNTASVNLELTAEQWKKKYEKEKEKTKAQKETIAKLEAELSRWRNGENVPETERLAGEDAALGAELCEETPVNDNSSIVVRIAPEERQKYEEEIRRLYKQLDDKDDEINQQSQLIEKLKQQMLDQEELLVSTRGDNEKVQRELSHLQSENDAAKDEVKEVLQALEELAVNYDQKSQEVEEKSQQNQLLVDELSQKVATMLSLESELQRLQEVSGHQRKRIAEVLNGLMKDLSEFSVIVGNGEIKLPVEISGAIEEEFTVARLYISKIKSEVKSVVKRCRQLENLQVECHRKMEVTGRELSSCQLLISQHEAKIRSLTEYMQSVELKKRHLEESYDSLSDELAKLQAQETVHEVALKDKEPDTQDADEVKKALELQMESHREAHHRQLARLRDEINEKQKTIDELKDLNQKLQLELEKLQADYEKLKNEEHEKSTKLQELTFLYERHEQSKQDLKGLEETVARELQTLHNLRKLFVQDVTTRVKKSAEMEPEDSGGIHSQKQKISFLENNLEQLTKVHKQLVRDNADLRCELPKLEKRLRATAERVKALEGALKEAKEGAMKDKRRYQQEVDRIKEAVRYKSSGKRGHSAQIAKPVRPGHYPASSPTNPYGTRSPECISYTNSLFQNYQNLYLQATPSSTSDMYFGNSCTTSGATSSGGPLASYQKANMDNGNATDINDNRSDLPCGYEAEDQAKLFPLHQETAAS
- the KIF5A gene encoding kinesin heavy chain isoform X1 is translated as MAETNNECSIKVLCRFRPLNQAEILRGDKFIPIFQGDDSVVIGVSYFEIYLDKIRDLLDVTKTNLSVHEDKNRVPFVKGCTERFVSSPEEILDVIDEGKSNRHVAVTNMNEHSSRSHSIFLINIKQENMETEQKLSGKLYLVDLAGSEKVSKTGAEGAVLDEAKNINKSLSALGNVISALAEGTKSYVPYRDSKMTRILQDSLGGNCRTTMFICCSPSSYNDAETKSTLMFGQRAKTIKNTASVNLELTAEQWKKKYEKEKEKTKAQKETIAKLEAELSRWRNGENVPETERLAGEDAALGAELCEETPVNDNSSIVVRIAPEERQKYEEEIRRLYKQLDDKDDEINQQSQLIEKLKQQMLDQEELLVSTRGDNEKVQRELSHLQSENDAAKDEVKEVLQALEELAVNYDQKSQEVEEKSQQNQLLVDELSQKVATMLSLESELQRLQEVSGHQRKRIAEVLNGLMKDLSEFSVIVGNGEIKLPVEISGAIEEEFTVARLYISKIKSEVKSVVKRCRQLENLQVECHRKMEVTGRELSSCQLLISQHEAKIRSLTEYMQSVELKKRHLEESYDSLSDELAKLQAQETVHEVALKDKEPDTQDADEVKKALELQMESHREAHHRQLARLRDEINEKQKTIDELKDLNQKLQLELEKLQADYEKLKNEEHEKSTKLQELTFLYERHEQSKQDLKGLEETVARELQTLHNLRKLFVQDVTTRVKKSAEMEPEDSGGIHSQKQKISFLENNLEQLTKVHKQLVRDNADLRCELPKLEKRLRATAERVKALEGALKEAKEGAMKDKRRYQQEVDRIKEAVRYKSSGKRGHSAQIAKPVRPGHYPASSPTNPYGTRSPECISYTNSLFQNYQNLYLQATPSSTSDMYFGNSCTTSGATSSGGPLASYQKANMDNGNATDINDNRSDLPCGYEAEDQAKLFPLHQETAAS